GGTGGCTCGGACGCCAACGCCGCCAGCACGGCCTCGACCTCGCCAACGCCGTCGAGCAAGAGGTCGGCCTGCTCGCGGACGGCTGGTGGCGCCTCAGGGCTGAGCACGCCGACGGCGAGGCCGCGCACCTGCCCGGCCGCCTCCAGCTCGCGGATCGCGCGGAACGCGTCCACGTCGGTGACATCGTCGCCAAAGAAGGCGACCGACCGCAGCCCATGCTGCCGCACCAGGCGGCGCGTCGCCTCGCCCTTGTCGATCCTCAGGCCCGGCAAGAGGTTGACCACGAAGCCGCCCTGGATCAGCCGAAGCTGGCCATCCTCCAGGTGCGGGGCCAGCACGTCGTGCAGGCGGCGGCCGGCCGCGTCAGGGTCGGCTGCCAGCCGATAGTGGATCGACGCGCTGACGTGCTTATCTTCGTAGACAAGGCCAGGGTCGGAGGTCGCCGCGCGAACGGCGGTGAGGGCGGCTTCGAGCGCCGGGCGCACGGCCAGCGCGGCCGGGTCGGTCTGCACCGCGCCATCCTCGAGCCACTCCAGGCCGTGATTGCCGACGTACCCGATCTCCGGCAGCCCGACCATCTCCTGCGCCTTCAGGACCGCGCGCCCGGTGACGACAGACACCAGATCCAGTTGTGCGGCCAGGGCGGTCAACGACTGCCGGACCGTCTCGGCGACCGTCGCGGCGTTGGCGTGGGCGGTGATCCGGCTGATCGTTCCGTCCACGTCGGTCAGCAATCCGGCCGGACGTGCGGAGAACAGCGCGCGCAACGCCGAGGCAACACGTTCGACGCGCTGCCGATCAGGCAGATCAGTCGCCATGTGGCTCGGCGTGCCCATGGCGTCAGGCCACTGCCGCGCCCGGCGCAGCCGCTCCAGCCTTGACAGCTCGCCAGGTCTCGCGCCAGTGCTTGCGTCCGTGGGCCGTGAACAGGACGATGGCCGGCATCTTCTTGAGCACGTCGAAGTCGCGATGAATGCGGGCGTGGCCGTGGACCGGCTTGCGAACCTCGACGATGCCGCTGATGATATCGCCGCCGCTCGTGAGCACCGTGAGCAGCGTCACGATGTACGGCAACTGCGCCAGCAGCTCGCCCTGGGCAAAACGAGCCTGGAACGGCGCAGGATAGGTGAAGACGCCGTACAACCAGGCGTAGCAGATCAGCCAGCTGACGATGGCGGGCAGGATCACCTGGGCCAGCCAGTAGCGAGCGCGCGGCGTGTCCTCGAAGACCACGGCGACGCCAACCGGATTGATCGCGACGCAGACCGTTGGATGACCGTGAAGGCGGGCGATCAGCACATGTGTCAGCTCGTGTAGTCCAACGAGAGCCAGAAAGCCGAGCACCAGCCACGCGATCAGCTCAAACGGCACGCCGCACCTCCGTAGATACTGGGAGAACGGTGCCACGAGCCGCGCGGGGACGGATCGGTCTGTGAGCTCCAGGCGGAGCAACGGCGACGCTCGGGCAGTCGGAGTGTACGGGTGGCCCGCCGGTTCCGACAAGCGAAATGTGGGAGATGGCGAGCATATTTGCGACGGCCCAGCGTCCAATCACTACGACGGGTGGACGCTCCGGGCTGCTCGCGGCCTGCGCGGCCGGAGGCGAAGGTACGCTCCCGGTCGAGGGCCGCCGCCGTTTGGGACAGGTTGAGTTGACTGGCCGTCCCGTTTCGTCGGAGAACGCCGTTTCTCTTCGCTGGACGGGGCAGCAACCGCGTGTGCCAGCTCGATTCTTGCGTGCAAATGGCGTCGCGGGTCTGCTATCCTTTCAGTCGCGATCCCCGATAGCTCAACGGTAGAGCGCCCGGCTGTTAACCGGTAGGTTCCAGGTTCGAATCCTGGTCGGGGAGCCAGACCGAGGCCACTGAGACGAACGTCCAGTGGCCTCGATCCGTTCAGGTCTCCGATCGGCGTATTCGAACCGGAGCCGGTCGGCGCGGGTCACACCTGTCGAGGTCCGGGAGAGGCATGGATCGGCGAGACGACATCACCCAGGATCTGACGATGGCGCTGATGTTCCTCACGTCGTGGACTGAACGGCCCGGCGAGCTTCGTCGGTGCTGGAAGGGGTACGACTTCGATGACGTGAACGCCCTCTCGGAGCAAGGTTTGATTACAGGCAGTCGCGGTGCCAAATCGGCCTACCTGACCGAAGAAGGCGTCGAGCGGGCGCGTCGCGTGCTTTCGCGATATGGCATTCCATTCGAGGACTGACACGGTGGCGACGACAGTTGCGTCGCCGACGGGCTGCTGCACGCCTACCGGCTGATGCACGCCTACCGCTCCGGATCTGCCTCTGAGAGCACCCTGTTTCCGGAGTCTCGCGAGACCACGTGAAACTCGCCGTCGATGATGTCGCCGCCGGCATCCGCGCGGGCCGGCCCCACCGGCTGCGACCGTCCGCCGACGCCAAACGCCCGCAGGGCGCGCTGCCCGAGCAACACGACCACCCCGACGGCCAGCAGTCCCAACAGGACGATGCCGACCGTCACTCCGAGCACGAGCACCGCCGCGCCGCCGAGGATCAGCAGCGCCCACGCCTGCCAGCCACCTCGCACGACGACCGTTCGCATGATCCGCCTCCAGTGCTCCTACGAAGACTATAGGACGCGCGCGGCGCGCTGGCGCCCGATTTCATCGTCGGCTCATGTGCATAGGCGTCGTCTCCCCGCGACGACCAGAATCTTGCCAGATCGGCAAATCTGCTTGCGCCTGATGAGACCCCGGATCAATCATGGCTGTGGAGGTCTGCCCCATGTCCGAGCACCACACTCATCAGGCACCCGCGCCCTCTGCCCACACCCATCATCACCCGTTGGAGAGCCAAGGTCCAACTCCGGAGTCGCCGCGGTCGTTCAAGGAGCTGGTCGAGAGCCCGTCGTTCGACCCGTCCATCCTCTTCAAGCAGGCGTTCTGGGATGAGCGCTACGGCTCGAAGACCCAGATCTGGAGCGGCAACCCGAATCAGCGGCTGGTCGAGCAGATCGGCGACCTCGCGCCAGGACGGGCGCTCGACGTCGGGTGTGGCGAGGGTGCAGACGTCGTCTGGCTGGCTTCACGGGGCTGGGACACGACCGGCGTGGACGTGTCGCCCATCGCACTCGAGCGCGGCGAGCGGGCTGCGGCAGAGGCCGGCCGGGAGATCGCAGCGCGCACGCACTGGCAGCAGGTCGATCTGCTGACCTGGACGCCCAAGCCCGCCCAGTTCGATCTCGTCTCGGCCCACTACATCCATCTGCCGCTGGAGACCCGGAGAGCGGTCTTCGGGCGGCTCGCCGACGCTGTGCGGCCGGGCGGGACGCTGTTGATCGTCGGGCACCATCCGTCAGACCTGGAGACACGCGTCGGCCGGCCGAATCTGCCGGCCTTGATGTTCACCGCCGAGGAGATCGCCGGCTTGCTCGACGCATCGGCCTGGGAGATCCTGACCTGTGACGCGCCTCCCCGGCCGGCCACCGACCCTGAGGGCGGCCCGATCACCATCCACGACGCAGTGCTGAAGGCCCGCCGCCGCTAGGCGAGGGCTGCCGCTCGGCGGCGCTGAAGCTCCCGGATCAGGCTCTCTTCGCCGCGAGCCATCGCCCAGCGGTGGTTCGCGCGGAAGATCGGCTTGAGCACGGGCGAGAGCCACTTCAGCAGCGGCTTGTCCGCCCTGATGCGCCAGTCGTAGACGATGTCCGCGACTGGCCCATCCTGATTCAGAGTCCACGCGCCCCGTCCCACGAAGTCGCCGAACGCCTCGATGGTGTACCCGTGCGGCTCCCGATTCTCGACCAGCCGAAACGACCAGCGCAAGGTGTACGGGAGCCAGCCGCGCGTGAGCAGTTGGATCACGCGACCCACGCCACGCTCGTCGCCCGGCTCCAGCACCTTCACGTTGAGATACACCCGCGGCCACCAGCGCGGCAGCGACTCGGCGTCTCCGAGGATCTCCGAGATCTCTTCGATGGTCCCCTCGATGCGCCAGTGGGTCAGGAAGTGGTACTCGTTCGCGGGCATGGCACTCCCGGAGAGTGGTCAGTCAGGGCGATTGCACGTTGGGCTTGCCGTGCAGCGTGGTCGGGGCTTGAAAGCCCCGCCTACCATCCTGCAGTCGCTTCGCGACGCTCCAGTCTGACCGGTCGACGCTGTTCCCGGCAGCCGTCGCGCAGCGACGGAGCGAGTGTAGGCGGGGGTTTCAACCCCCGACTGTGCGTTTCACGACGGTATGGGAACACCGACGAACATGCAATCGCCCTGAGTGGTCAGTGATCAGACGACAGGCCGGGGAACGGTCGATGACAGGAGTACGTTCGAGCGCGCCCGCCCGATCACTGATAACTGACCACTGACAACTGGCTACTCGGCCGCTACTTGACCGTGACGCTCTTGGCGAGGTTGCGCGGCTTGTCAGGGTCGTGCCCACGCAGCAGCGCCAGGTAGTAGCCGAGCAGCTGGGCTGGGACGGCCTGCACGATGCCGCTGGCCTCGCCGAGATCGGCGACCGGGATGTGGAAGTCGAACGCCTCGTCATGCTTCGGCCCGATCCCGATGATCTTGCCGCCCCGCGCCTTGACCTCCATCGCCCCCGACAGGATGTCGTCGTGAGTCTCGTCGTTGGGGGCCAGCACCAGGCAGGGGGTGCCCGGCTCGATCAGCGCGATCACGCCGTGCTTCAGCTCGCCGCCCGCGAAACCCTCGGCGTGGACGTAGCTCACTTCCTTGACCTTGAGCGCCGCCTCCAGGGCCATCGGATAGCTGGGGCCGCGCCCGATGATGTACATGTGCTCCCGGAGGTAGACCTCCTCGGCGATCTGCCGCACGAGGTCGCGGCGAGAGTCCGAGAGCATCGCCTCGATCTCGGTGGCGGCCCGCTCGAGCAGCCGGGCGGCCTCCTCGACGCGCCCCTCCATCGCGTAGGCCGTCAGCAGCAGGACGGCCAGCTTGGCCGTGAAGCTCTTCGTCGCCAGGACGCAGCGCTCGGGGCCGGCCCCCAGGAAGACGGCGTCGTCGGAGAGGCGGTAGAGGGTCGATCCCTGGACGTTGACGATGGCGGCGAGCGTGGCGCCGCGCTCCTTGGCGCCGCGCACCGAGTCGATGACGTCGATGGTCTCGCCGCTCTGCGACAGTGCCAGGGCCAGCGCGCCGGGTCCGAGGAACTTCTCCAGGTAGCCGAACTCGGAGCCGTTGGCGTAGAACGAGCGATGACCGGCAACCCGCGCCAGCAGGTACTGGCCGGCCATCGCGGCGTGGGCAGCCGTGCCACACCCCACCAGGTGCGTCTCGTCGGCGGACTTGATCAGCGCGGCCAGCCGCTCGGCGTCCGCGACCTTCTCGCGAGCGATCCGTCGCAGCACGTGCGGCTGCTCGTGGATCTCCTTGCTCATGAAGTCCGGGAAGCCGTGCAATTCGGCGGCTTCGGCGGACCACTCGACCTCGGTGACGTTCGGGGGGAGCACCTGGCCGCTCGCCACGTCGTAGACGGCGATGCCATCCGGCGTCAGCAGCGCCGCCTGGTTCTCGTCCAGGAACGTCATGCGGCGGGTGTGCTCCAGCAGCGCCGCGTAGTCCGACGCCAGCAACATGCCGCCCTCGGCCCAGCCGAGCGTCAGCGGCGAGCCGCTCTTGGCGGCGGCGAGGCAGCCGCTCTTGACGTCCAGCGCCGCGATGGCGTTCAGCCCATCGAGGCGGCGGAACGTGCTCATGACGGCCTGCACCAGCGCATCGGGGCTCTCGCCGCGCTGCCCGACCTCTTCTTCGAGCAGGTGGGCCACGACTTCGGTGTCGGTCTCCGAGCGGAACGTGTGGCCCCGGTCGAGCAGGTCGCGGCGCAGGTCGCGGTGATTCTGGACGATGCCGTTGTGGATGATCGCCAGCCGCTCGTGGCAGTCGAGGTGCGGGTGGGCATTCTGGTCGGTCACGCCGCCGTGGGTTGCCCAGCGGGTGTGTCCGAGGCCGATCTGGCTGTCGGGGAGGGTGGTCTGCGCCTGCCCGATCTTGCCGGTCCGCTTCTCGACCATGATGGCGCCGTCACGCGGCACGGCGATGCCCCAGGAGTCGTAGCCGCGATACTCCAGCTGCTTGAGGCCGTGCAGGACGAGGCCCGGAGCGTCCGTTCGCACGCCGACGTATCCGAAAATGCCGCACATAGGCTGTCGCCTCCCCGGGTGTGGGATGTGGCGACCAGTCGGCAGGAGCCAACGGCATGCAGTGCGCTCGGGACGGGTGTCGCCGCGCTGCTGCATGGGGCCAACGACGGCGACGTTCCAGAGAACGTCAGTCCGCCACACCTCAAGCGGCCTTTGTCAGGGGGTTGCCACCCTGGTTTGCTCCGCTCGTCACGACCGTGCCGGCCGGGGGACGATCCGCCGAATCTTTCGATACGTCCCCACCTCGTCACCCAACTGCGTCCCGCGACCGGGATCGTTGTTGGGCCAGGCGCTCGCGCTGTGTTGTGCCCGTGTCCGTTCAGCTACGCCAGATGCTGGCCTCCACTGGGATGCGCGGACTGTAGCAGGGCTGCGCCCGGCGCCGCCAGGGTTTTGCACGCCTGTGGGGGCAGCCTGGGGACTCCCTCGCAGAGTCGCGGGCACGGTATCCTTCTCACGTATCCTTGTGGATGCATGCGCCGTGAGCGCGCTGGCGGGCCGCGCTGGCTCGTAGATGAGACTCGATTGTGAGGGTTGAGATGACGGCGAGCCTGAGCGGTGGTGAGCGGCCTATCGTCGGGGTGACCCTGGGCGATCCGGCGGGAGTGGGTCCGGAGATCAGCCTGCGGGCGCTGACCGAGCCGGAGGTCTACGAGAAGACCCGGCCGGTCGTGATCGGCGACCGGAGTGTCGTCGAGCGGACGGCGAAGGCGCTCGGAATGACTCCGACGATCAACATCGTCAAGAAGCCGTCGGATGGCAAGTTCGAGCTGGGCGCCATCGACCTCTACGACGTGGGCAGCCCCGACCTGCAGCACATCGAGTGGGGGAAGGTCCAGCCGGAGTGCGGGCGCGCGGCGTTTCGGTACGTTGAGAAGGCCGTCGAACTGGCACTGGCCGGCGAGATCCAGTCGATGGCCACTGCGCCGCTGAACAAGGAGGCGGCCCAGCTTGGCGGCGTGAAGTACCTCGACCACACCACGGCGCTCACCCAGCTGACGAACAGCCCGGACACGCTGACGATGTTCACGGTGCGCGGTATGCGGATCTTCTTCATGGTCAAGCACACCTCGATGCGGAAGGCCCTGGACGAGATCACGCAGGACAACGTCCACAAGACGCTGATCAAGTGCCACAAGGCCCTGGTGCGCTTCGGCATCCCGAACGGGAAGATCGCGGTCGCGGCGCTCAACCCGCACGCCGGCGAACACGGCATGTTCGGGCGCGAGGAGATCGACGAGATCGCACCGGGCATCGAGGCGGCCCGCGAGGACGGCGTGGACGCCTACGGCCCGATCCCTGCCGACGCGGTCTTCCACCAGGCGTTGCAGGGACGCTGGGATGGTGTGCTGTCGCTGCACCACGATCAGGGCCACATCGCCGCCAAGACCATCGACTTCGAGCGGACGATCTCGGTAGCCGTGGGGATGCCGTTCATCCGCACGTCGGTCGATCACGGGACGGCGTTCGACATCGCTGGCAAGGGCATCGCGCACTACGAGGGGATGACGGAGTCGATCCTGCTGGCCGCCGAGTACGGCCGGCTGATCGCCGAGCACGACCTCGCCGCCGTCTGACGCTGGTGCGATTGGGGCCGCGTCTCGTGTGGTGAAGGGGCGGCGGCCCAGCCGCGAGCAAGCGCTCTGCTAGAATCCAGGGAGCGGCCGGGCAGCCCCGGCCGCAGCTCCGGCCCCGTAGCTCAGGCGGATAGAGCAAGGGTTTCCTAAACCCTGTGTCGGGTGTTCGAGTCACCCCGGGGTCGCCACCGCTGACCAGATAGAGAACGGCCCGTCGAAGAGGACTTCGACGGGCCGTTTTCATGGTTGGTGGGGGAACCGGACTTTCTAGCTCGATTTTGCCCGTTTCACGGTCTCGGCGCGCCGTTCTGCGGCCCGCCGCGTCGCCCCAGGGATGGCGTGCGCGTAGATCGCCATTGTGACGGCCGGACTGCTGTGTCCGAGGTACTCGCTCACCGTTGATACGGCTTCTCCTGCTGCGAGCATCATCGCGAGGCTGATCTCGTGACGTACTGGTTTGAGCGCGCCCGCGAGAGCATTGTGTCCGGCAGGACAAAGCGCTCCTTCGGAACGTCGATGTCCGAGGCCGACGCGGCCTTCTACGAGCTTCCGTTCCAGCACATCGTCACCTACGTCAAGCCAGTGCGTCTCATGAAGCGCCGCGCAGCCTATCGTGACCGATGGTGGATTCACATGGAGCCGCGTCCGGCCATGCGCGCCGCGCTGACCGGGCTAGCACGATTCCTCGGAACAGCGCGTGTGGGCCGCCATCGCCTTCTCGTCTGGCTCGATTCAAGCACCCTCGCCGACAGCCACCTCATTGTCTTCGCCCGAAATGATGACGA
Above is a genomic segment from Chloroflexota bacterium containing:
- a CDS encoding methyltransferase domain-containing protein, encoding MSEHHTHQAPAPSAHTHHHPLESQGPTPESPRSFKELVESPSFDPSILFKQAFWDERYGSKTQIWSGNPNQRLVEQIGDLAPGRALDVGCGEGADVVWLASRGWDTTGVDVSPIALERGERAAAEAGREIAARTHWQQVDLLTWTPKPAQFDLVSAHYIHLPLETRRAVFGRLADAVRPGGTLLIVGHHPSDLETRVGRPNLPALMFTAEEIAGLLDASAWEILTCDAPPRPATDPEGGPITIHDAVLKARRR
- the glmS gene encoding glutamine--fructose-6-phosphate transaminase (isomerizing); the protein is MCGIFGYVGVRTDAPGLVLHGLKQLEYRGYDSWGIAVPRDGAIMVEKRTGKIGQAQTTLPDSQIGLGHTRWATHGGVTDQNAHPHLDCHERLAIIHNGIVQNHRDLRRDLLDRGHTFRSETDTEVVAHLLEEEVGQRGESPDALVQAVMSTFRRLDGLNAIAALDVKSGCLAAAKSGSPLTLGWAEGGMLLASDYAALLEHTRRMTFLDENQAALLTPDGIAVYDVASGQVLPPNVTEVEWSAEAAELHGFPDFMSKEIHEQPHVLRRIAREKVADAERLAALIKSADETHLVGCGTAAHAAMAGQYLLARVAGHRSFYANGSEFGYLEKFLGPGALALALSQSGETIDVIDSVRGAKERGATLAAIVNVQGSTLYRLSDDAVFLGAGPERCVLATKSFTAKLAVLLLTAYAMEGRVEEAARLLERAATEIEAMLSDSRRDLVRQIAEEVYLREHMYIIGRGPSYPMALEAALKVKEVSYVHAEGFAGGELKHGVIALIEPGTPCLVLAPNDETHDDILSGAMEVKARGGKIIGIGPKHDEAFDFHIPVADLGEASGIVQAVPAQLLGYYLALLRGHDPDKPRNLAKSVTVK
- the pdxA gene encoding 4-hydroxythreonine-4-phosphate dehydrogenase PdxA; protein product: MTASLSGGERPIVGVTLGDPAGVGPEISLRALTEPEVYEKTRPVVIGDRSVVERTAKALGMTPTINIVKKPSDGKFELGAIDLYDVGSPDLQHIEWGKVQPECGRAAFRYVEKAVELALAGEIQSMATAPLNKEAAQLGGVKYLDHTTALTQLTNSPDTLTMFTVRGMRIFFMVKHTSMRKALDEITQDNVHKTLIKCHKALVRFGIPNGKIAVAALNPHAGEHGMFGREEIDEIAPGIEAAREDGVDAYGPIPADAVFHQALQGRWDGVLSLHHDQGHIAAKTIDFERTISVAVGMPFIRTSVDHGTAFDIAGKGIAHYEGMTESILLAAEYGRLIAEHDLAAV
- a CDS encoding SRPBCC family protein, with product MPANEYHFLTHWRIEGTIEEISEILGDAESLPRWWPRVYLNVKVLEPGDERGVGRVIQLLTRGWLPYTLRWSFRLVENREPHGYTIEAFGDFVGRGAWTLNQDGPVADIVYDWRIRADKPLLKWLSPVLKPIFRANHRWAMARGEESLIRELQRRRAAALA
- the otsB gene encoding trehalose-phosphatase, with amino-acid sequence MATDLPDRQRVERVASALRALFSARPAGLLTDVDGTISRITAHANAATVAETVRQSLTALAAQLDLVSVVTGRAVLKAQEMVGLPEIGYVGNHGLEWLEDGAVQTDPAALAVRPALEAALTAVRAATSDPGLVYEDKHVSASIHYRLAADPDAAGRRLHDVLAPHLEDGQLRLIQGGFVVNLLPGLRIDKGEATRRLVRQHGLRSVAFFGDDVTDVDAFRAIRELEAAGQVRGLAVGVLSPEAPPAVREQADLLLDGVGEVEAVLAALASEPPMRAGSGA
- a CDS encoding class I SAM-dependent DNA methyltransferase, whose product is MTYWFERARESIVSGRTKRSFGTSMSEADAAFYELPFQHIVTYVKPVRLMKRRAAYRDRWWIHMEPRPAMRAALTGLARFLGTARVGRHRLLVWLDSSTLADSHLIVFARNDDDFFGVLQSRIHEAWTLQMCSWLGVGDDPRYTPTSTFETFLFPWPPGQEPVGDPRVTAIAEAARELNER
- a CDS encoding transposase: MDRRDDITQDLTMALMFLTSWTERPGELRRCWKGYDFDDVNALSEQGLITGSRGAKSAYLTEEGVERARRVLSRYGIPFED